CCGCGACCCGCGTGAGCCATGGACCCCACGCCACAGCGCGGTCTGTTGCCCGGTAACTTTCGACGAGCTTGAGGAACACCTCGTGGGTGACGTCCTCGGCCTCCTGGGAATGCCGTAACAGGAGGCGGCACAGACGCAGCAGTCGCGGAGCGTGTTCCCGGTAGAGCGCCTCACACTGCGCGTACCATGGTGAGCGGTCGTCAAGGCGTCCATCCATTATGTGATCTCACTACTAAGAACGAATGGGCCCCCCTGTTGGTTGACAGAGACAGTCGCTTTTTCTAATCCTTGCGACCAACTGCATGGAGGGCCTTGCAGTCCTGCAAAGCGCTTCTCAGGGAGTGAAGAGGGCTGGTCCTTCCCATTGAGTCGGTCAGAGCGGAGCAGATATCTTCGTCTCATCGTCAAACGGGAGTCCCCTGTGACTTTCTGCTCGCCGGTCCGTGAATCGATGGGTCGCCTCTATTGATCTATTACGCTGGAACTCTGCCCTAGGTGACGCCAACAACACCATCGGCTTCATATCCCGCATCAACGATCAAGCGTACCTTCGTTACCGGATCGCTTCACGAAACGTATAACCACGCGACAATCAAGACGAGCAGGTCGAGTCTCCTGTCAACCAACAGGGGGGCTCATTCGTTAATAAAGGGGAAATGGACGTATCACAGAGGCAAGAGGCGACGTGGCGCAGCAGTTCGCCAAAAAGCCCAGTGCTGGCCCTTTCCTCTGTTGTTGTGCTGTGACTAAACGAATAACGAAGCGTAAAATCTAATTTTATTGAGACTTGCACGAATAATGTAGACTGTGGTTGCCTTCGTTCTGTTCATGGTGCGCTCGTCGAACCATGGGCGGATCAGCCTTCGACACGCTCAGGCTGAACGGAAAGGTACGCAGTTCGCGTTCTATTACCTATGTAAGACTCAATGGAAGGAGGACGAGGGGATGAGAAGAACAGGCAGGTGGCTGATGCCGGGGGTAATCGCAACCCTGATCCTCGTGACAGGATGTGCGACACCGCTGACTCCTCGCGAAAGCGGGACGCTCACCGGCGCGGGGGTCGGGGCCGCCGCTGGCGCCGTGCTCGGTGGGATCGCCGGGTCGCCGGGGAAGGGCGCAGCGATCGGCGCGGGGGTCGGGGCGGTTACCGGTCTTCTGACAGGCAACGCCATCCAAAATGAGCAGGCGGCCAGGCCCTATCCGCCGCGGTATGCCTACGCGCCCCCGTCCCCTGCCTATCAAGTCCGGTACCCTCCGCCACCCCCGCCTACGGCAGCCCTGCAGATCGAGGCCGCGCCGCCAGAGACCGAGATCATCGTGGATGGGCGGAGGATCGGCAGCGCGGGGGAATTCCACGGGCCCGTAACGGTACCGGTGGTGGCCGGGCCGCATGTAGTGCAGTTGTACTGGAGAGGGTTCAGTATCACGAATCATATTGTGGCGTCACCCCAAACCACGGTGATCGTCAGACGGGACCTGGCGCGATCAGCGGGCGCACCTCCACCTCCGCCACCGGGAGCCTATCCTCAGCCGCCATACTGACAACAGTTATAGCCGGCCGGGATGGAGATCCAGAGTGTCGCCGGGGTAACCGTCAGAATAAATTGAACAGAGTTGCGAAGCCATCGTGGGTGACCGCACCAGAAGGAGTCGAAGCATGAACATCGTCAATGAACTGCGACGCTGGAGTGTCCTGATCATCGCCGGCGCGCTTGTGATGACGGCCCCGCTGACGCTGGCAGAGGCGGCGCATGGCGGCGGCGGAAGTGGCGGGGGGCGCGGAGGATTCGGCGGCGGTGGCGGTAGAGGAGGTTTCGTCCATGGGGGAGGCTTTGGTCACGGTTTTCGTGGCCAGAGTTTTCACGGGGGGTTCCACGGCAGCGTCGTAATCGGGCTTGGCGGCTGGTGGTGGGATCCTTGGTGGTACGGCCCGTATTGGCCGTACGGACCCTATGGCTGGGGAGCGCCCTATGGCTACGGGTACCCTGTGTATCCCTATGAGGGGTATGATCCCGGATACGCCTATCCGCCCGCTACGCCACCAGTCGGGTACGAGTACGGCGGGGAGACCTTTCAGGCGCCTCCCCCCGTGATGCCGCCATCGCAGGCTCCACCGGCCGTGAGTTCCCAGGTCCCCCCGGCCTCTGCGCCGGTGACGGCGTCTCTGCAGATCGAGGTGACCCCAGTGGAGGCGGAGATCCTGGTAGATGGCATGCGGGTGATGACGACCAAGGGGTCAAAAGGGCCGGTCACCGTTCCGGTGGCCGCCGGGGCGCACACCGTGGAGTTTCGGGTGGGCGGCGTGACGATCATCGAAAACATTGTGGTTTCGCCGCAGACGACAGTGCTCATCAAGCGGGACCTTGGGACTACAGGAGCGCCTCAGCAGTAACGGGACACTAAAGAGGATCGTAACGAACAACGATCCTGTGCGCTCTGCAAGGGCGCCGACCAAGACTCCCGCGAGGAACGCGAGGACAATGTTTGGGTTGAAACAGCATCACAGGCCCAGATCCGTCGCGTGCGGCGTCGAGCCGGAGTAGTCGTAGAAGCCTCGGCCAGACTTCCGCCCATGATAGCCGGCGATGACCATTGTCTTCAGAAGTGGGGGTGGCGCGTACCGCGCTTCCCGATACTCCTCGAACATGATGTTCGCGATGGCGTAGGTCGTGTCAAGGCCGACGAAATCAGCCAGCTCCAAAGGACCCATCGGATGGTTGCAGCCGAGTCTCATCGCCTTGTCGATATCTGCCGCAGACGCGACACCCGCCTCTAACGCTCGAATCCCATCCAACAGATAC
The Candidatus Methylomirabilis sp. DNA segment above includes these coding regions:
- a CDS encoding glycine zipper family protein — its product is MRRTGRWLMPGVIATLILVTGCATPLTPRESGTLTGAGVGAAAGAVLGGIAGSPGKGAAIGAGVGAVTGLLTGNAIQNEQAARPYPPRYAYAPPSPAYQVRYPPPPPPTAALQIEAAPPETEIIVDGRRIGSAGEFHGPVTVPVVAGPHVVQLYWRGFSITNHIVASPQTTVIVRRDLARSAGAPPPPPPGAYPQPPY